CAAGCACCTGATCGACACCGCCCACGGCCATGGCCTCGCGGTGATCCTCGACGTGGTCTACAACCATTTCGGCCCGGATGGCAATTACCTGCATCGCTACGCCAAGGGCTTCTTCAACGAAGACAAGCACACGCCCTGGGGCGCGGCCATCGATTTCCGGCGGCGCGAGGTGCGTGATTTCTTCATCGACAATGCGTTGATGTGGTTGCTGGAATACCGCTTTGACGGTTTGCGCTTCGATGCGGTGCACGCCATCGAAAGCCCGGACTTTCTTCAGGAGCTGGCACAACGGATTCGCCAGCAGACCGATCCGGTGCGGCATGTGTGGTTGACGGTCGAGAACGAGCACAACCAGGCCAGCCTGCTGCAGGAAGGCTTCGACGCGCAGTGGAACGACGACGGCCACAACGCGTTGCACGTCCTGCTGACTGGTGAAACCGATGCCTATTACGCCGACTACGCGGACAATCCCACAGAGAAACTGGCTCGTTGCCTGAGTCAGGGTTTCGTGTTCCAGGGCCACACCAACCGACACGGTGAAGCGCGGGGCGAGCCCAGCGGGCACCTGCCCCCCAGCGCGTTCGTGTTGTTTTTGCAGAACCATGACCAGATCGGCAATCGTGCGTTCGGTGAACGTCTGCCGCAACTGGCCCACCCCGACGCGCTGAAAGCCGCGACCGCACTGTTGCTGTTGTCGCCGATGATCCCGCTGATGTTCATGGGCGACGAGTTCGCCGCCGAGCAACCGTTCCTGTTCTTCACCAGCCATCACGGCGAGCTCGCGGAACTGGTCCGTGAAGGCCGACGTAACGAGTTTGCCGCGTTTGATGCGTTTGCCGATCCGGAGAAACGTGAACGGATTCCCGACCCGAATGCACAGCAGACCTTCGAAGACTCTCGCCCCTGCCTGACGGCCCGTCGAGACTCCGCCATGTACCAGCTGTATTGCCAACTGTTGAAAATCCGCCATGAGCGGATCGTGCCGCACGTGTCCGGCGCCCATCCACTGGGCGCCGATGTGCTGGCCGAAGGCGCCGTCACGGCGCGCTGGCAACTGGGCGATGGCAGCCTGCTGCGCATTGACCTGAACCTCAGCGGCAAGCCAGTGGTCCACTCCCCACAGGCCGGCAATGCGTTGTTGTTCGAACACCCGCCGGAGTCCGCCGACCTGTTGGATCAGGGCACCCTTGCCCCGTATTGCGCGCTAGTCAGCCTCACGGCCGCGGCCCCTTTGCTACCCCCGGATGGAGAGCGCCAATGAGCGATGCGCAACTGGAAATACTGGCCGGCCGAGCTGGCCTGGCGGTCGACTGGATCGACGCCAACGGCCGCCCACAGAAAGTCGCCCCATCAGTGTTACGTAACGTCCTGACCGGACTCGGCCACCCGGCCGGCACCGCCCAGGAAATCGACGCCAGCCTGCTCGAATTGCAGCAGGTGCAACAGACCCGGCATTTGCCGCCGCTGTTGACCGCAGACTTTGGCGTGGGCCTCAACCTGGCGCATTACTTCGAGCCGCAGACACCCTGCGAGATCCACCTTGAAGATGGTTCGCGGCTCAGCCTGAAACTGGATGCCGAGGCGATATTGCCCGGTCTGATCCCGGTCGGTTACCAGCACGTCAGCATTGACGGGCAGTCCTTTACGCTGGCCGTGGCACCGTCGCGCTGCTACAGCGTCGGCGACGCCGTCGACAGCCCGATCCCCCGCGCCTGGGGCCTCAGCGTGCAGCTGTATTCGCTGCGCCGTCCCGGCGATGGCGGTTTCGGCGATACCCAGGCCCTCGAGGATCTCGCCCGGGTGGCCGGTGAACGGGGCGCCGAAGCCTTGGCGATCAG
This DNA window, taken from Pseudomonas fluorescens NCIMB 11764, encodes the following:
- the treZ gene encoding malto-oligosyltrehalose trehalohydrolase, which produces MPLRTLETWPHGAIMLDAEHTRFALWAPDAFFVSVELEDGQSLPLLPQADGWFVIKARCPAGTRYRYNIDGEIEVPDPASRAQAGDIHLHSVVVDPLAYTWQHSAWLGRPWNEAVIYELHVGALGGFSAVEQHLERLAALGITAIELMPIAQFPGERNWGYDGVLPYAPQASYGTPEQLKHLIDTAHGHGLAVILDVVYNHFGPDGNYLHRYAKGFFNEDKHTPWGAAIDFRRREVRDFFIDNALMWLLEYRFDGLRFDAVHAIESPDFLQELAQRIRQQTDPVRHVWLTVENEHNQASLLQEGFDAQWNDDGHNALHVLLTGETDAYYADYADNPTEKLARCLSQGFVFQGHTNRHGEARGEPSGHLPPSAFVLFLQNHDQIGNRAFGERLPQLAHPDALKAATALLLLSPMIPLMFMGDEFAAEQPFLFFTSHHGELAELVREGRRNEFAAFDAFADPEKRERIPDPNAQQTFEDSRPCLTARRDSAMYQLYCQLLKIRHERIVPHVSGAHPLGADVLAEGAVTARWQLGDGSLLRIDLNLSGKPVVHSPQAGNALLFEHPPESADLLDQGTLAPYCALVSLTAAAPLLPPDGERQ